The following coding sequences lie in one Brevibacterium marinum genomic window:
- a CDS encoding DEAD/DEAH box helicase, translated as MTESANPIDSTASTEALSPSAAYARYKDRKTQAQTPLGRFSARTDFELDDFQVEACTQLQEGKDVLVTAPTGAGKTLIAEFAVELARDEGKRVFYTTPIKALSNQKFADLMDVHGVENVGLLTGDTSIRRDAPIIVMTTEVLRNMLYNDLSGLSDLGFVVLDEVHYLADRFRGPVWEEVIIHLPDRVQMVSLSATVSNVEEFGAWLSEVRGPTTVISTTHRPVPLVNHVLVGHRMYDLFTHHDSDRIDPALNHATRTHGGPRSKRERATRARFRRPSRTQVVSSLSETGMLPAIMFIFSRNACDEAVEQYLTSGIDLNSRDEKVIVNAELEKLRDELASEDLGILGFHSFREGLLLGVAAHHAGMIPQFKQLVEDLFSQGIVKVVFATETLALGINMPARTVVLEKLVKFNGEAHVSITPGEYTQLTGRAGRRGIDQIGHAVVVWHPSFEVNEIAGLASNRSYALNSAFGPTYNMTANLLSRMSSAEAAKVLETSFAQFQADKAVVGLAKKVRKNESTIEAYEKSMQCELGDFAEYARLRQAISDTQKQETRTKSKNRQRDIVESLSALKIGDVVTLPAKRVEGAAVIIAPMSSRDGGSRLPTVLTEQGKVWHLRPHEVTEPLAAQGRVRVPKKFNHRQAGDRRQLLAILSDAKHDGRVDPDAHWESAPKSSSVSSSVAEMTAQMRAHPCHDCPDREMHARWANRAAKLVKDNDSLIARIEGRTTSIALVFERVQDVLRTLGFDPEHSDMLRRIYGERDLLVALTIRAGLWDKLVEPELAAFASCFVFQSRRGDTLHPERAPTRDLKVNGDEAVTIWRRLFQLEEQQALSTTQEPDRGLFKPMYRWTEGKNLAESLRGTDIAAGDFVRWAKQSLDLLGQVAEVTEPETAVRIRRTIEAIRRGVVADS; from the coding sequence ATGACTGAATCCGCGAACCCGATCGACTCCACGGCGTCCACCGAAGCTCTCAGCCCCTCAGCGGCCTATGCGAGATACAAGGACAGGAAGACACAGGCGCAGACTCCGCTGGGACGATTCAGCGCCAGGACCGACTTCGAGCTCGACGATTTCCAGGTCGAGGCGTGCACTCAGCTGCAGGAGGGCAAGGACGTCCTCGTCACCGCCCCCACCGGTGCGGGAAAGACCCTGATCGCCGAGTTCGCCGTCGAGCTGGCCAGGGACGAAGGCAAACGCGTCTTCTACACCACGCCGATCAAGGCGCTGAGCAATCAGAAGTTCGCCGATCTCATGGACGTCCACGGTGTGGAGAACGTCGGTCTGCTCACCGGTGATACGTCGATCCGGCGGGATGCGCCGATCATCGTCATGACCACCGAAGTTCTGCGCAACATGCTCTACAACGACCTGTCCGGGCTGTCCGACCTCGGCTTCGTGGTTCTCGACGAGGTCCATTACCTCGCCGATCGCTTCCGCGGACCGGTCTGGGAAGAGGTGATCATCCACCTGCCCGACCGTGTGCAGATGGTGTCGCTGTCGGCCACCGTGTCCAATGTCGAGGAATTCGGCGCCTGGCTGAGCGAGGTGCGCGGTCCCACGACGGTCATCTCGACGACACATCGGCCGGTGCCGCTGGTCAATCATGTCCTCGTCGGCCACCGCATGTACGATCTGTTCACCCACCACGACTCCGACCGGATCGATCCGGCGCTCAATCACGCGACACGCACCCACGGAGGCCCACGGTCGAAGCGCGAGCGAGCGACCCGCGCGCGATTCCGCAGACCCAGTCGGACCCAGGTCGTGTCGTCCCTGTCCGAGACCGGAATGCTGCCGGCGATCATGTTCATCTTCTCTCGGAACGCCTGTGATGAGGCGGTGGAGCAGTATCTGACTTCGGGCATCGACCTGAACTCCCGCGATGAGAAGGTCATCGTCAACGCCGAACTCGAGAAGCTGCGCGATGAGCTCGCCAGCGAGGACCTGGGCATCCTCGGTTTCCATTCGTTCCGCGAAGGTCTCCTCCTCGGCGTGGCCGCCCACCACGCGGGAATGATCCCGCAGTTCAAACAGCTTGTCGAGGACCTGTTCTCGCAGGGCATCGTCAAGGTCGTCTTCGCGACGGAGACTCTGGCCCTGGGCATCAACATGCCGGCACGCACCGTCGTGCTCGAGAAGCTCGTGAAGTTCAACGGGGAGGCCCATGTCTCGATCACGCCGGGGGAGTACACGCAGCTGACCGGGCGCGCGGGTCGGCGCGGCATCGACCAGATCGGTCACGCCGTCGTCGTCTGGCATCCCAGCTTCGAGGTCAACGAGATCGCCGGTCTCGCCTCGAATCGCTCCTACGCGCTGAACTCGGCATTCGGCCCGACATACAATATGACGGCGAACCTGTTGTCGCGGATGAGCTCCGCAGAGGCCGCAAAGGTCCTCGAAACCTCGTTCGCGCAGTTCCAAGCCGACAAGGCCGTCGTGGGGCTGGCGAAGAAGGTGCGCAAGAACGAGTCGACGATCGAAGCCTACGAGAAGTCGATGCAGTGCGAACTCGGGGACTTCGCCGAGTACGCTCGGCTTCGACAGGCGATCAGCGACACACAGAAGCAGGAGACGCGGACCAAATCGAAGAACCGGCAGCGTGACATCGTCGAATCCCTGAGCGCACTCAAGATCGGCGACGTCGTCACGCTGCCCGCGAAGCGAGTCGAGGGCGCGGCCGTCATCATCGCCCCCATGAGTTCCCGCGACGGCGGGTCACGACTGCCGACGGTGCTGACCGAACAGGGCAAGGTCTGGCATCTGCGACCCCACGAGGTGACCGAACCGCTGGCGGCACAGGGCCGGGTGCGGGTGCCGAAGAAGTTCAACCACCGGCAGGCCGGCGATCGCAGGCAGCTGTTGGCCATCCTCAGCGACGCCAAACACGACGGCAGGGTCGACCCCGACGCTCACTGGGAATCCGCGCCGAAGTCCTCCAGCGTCAGCTCGAGCGTGGCGGAGATGACCGCACAGATGCGCGCCCATCCCTGCCACGACTGCCCGGACCGGGAGATGCACGCCCGGTGGGCCAACCGCGCGGCCAAACTGGTCAAGGACAACGACTCTCTCATCGCCCGGATCGAGGGCAGAACGACATCCATCGCACTCGTCTTCGAACGCGTTCAGGACGTGCTGCGCACACTCGGCTTCGACCCGGAGCACTCCGATATGCTGCGTCGGATTTACGGGGAGCGGGACCTCCTGGTGGCGCTGACCATCCGGGCGGGTCTGTGGGACAAGCTCGTCGAACCCGAACTCGCGGCATTCGCCTCGTGCTTCGTCTTCCAATCACGGCGCGGTGACACCCTCCATCCCGAACGGGCACCGACCCGCGACCTCAAGGTCAACGGCGATGAGGCGGTGACGATCTGGCGCCGACTCTTCCAATTGGAGGAGCAGCAGGCTCTGTCGACGACGCAGGAGCCCGACCGGGGTCTGTTCAAGCCGATGTACCGCTGGACCGAAGGCAAGAATCTCGCCGAGTCCCTGCGCGGAACCGACATCGCCGCGGGCGACTTCGTGCGCTGGGCCAAACAGAGCCTCGACCTCCTCGGTCAGGTCGCCGAGGTCACCGAACCGGAGACTGCTGTGCGCATTCGCCGCACCATCGAAGCGATCCGCCGCGGAGTCGTCGCCGACTCCTGA
- a CDS encoding DUF3866 family protein: MIHWRRGIVTTIRSTRPGYTEVEADIGRPLPSTTITAIRAVAYTEAVGHPRVGDTVLLNVSALAKRLGTGGFGLVVALPDALPADPPEGPGHLVKDRYSPLQTMVLGVDDQESEHHETLAGEDSLHGMPVIVADLHSTLPAIIAGIRAVDPGLRIAYVLSDGAALPASFSQAAAGLKEAGWLYGTISTGQSWGADLEAVTVHTGLLAAKHVLNADITIVAQGPGNLGTGTKYGYSGLVTGDHLNAAALLDGIPVGVLRMSNADARGRHFGISHHSLTSLAEIARPGVRVAVPDFSTLAEVELSEMDPDPSAVAEVVASQLPLLHMHEQIDVSLEGLWSQLKSTPVSLSTMGRRLPADAAAFLAAASAGRMAVEI, from the coding sequence ATGATTCATTGGCGCAGAGGAATCGTGACGACGATTCGTTCCACCCGGCCAGGATACACAGAGGTCGAGGCCGATATTGGCCGGCCGCTGCCGTCGACGACGATCACCGCCATCAGAGCCGTCGCCTATACCGAGGCGGTCGGTCATCCCCGCGTCGGTGACACCGTCCTGCTCAACGTCTCGGCCCTGGCCAAACGCCTGGGCACCGGCGGTTTCGGCCTGGTCGTGGCTCTGCCCGATGCGCTTCCCGCCGATCCGCCCGAGGGGCCGGGGCATCTGGTGAAGGACCGGTATTCGCCTCTGCAGACGATGGTTCTCGGCGTCGACGATCAGGAGTCCGAGCATCATGAGACCCTCGCCGGCGAGGACTCACTTCATGGGATGCCCGTGATCGTGGCCGATCTGCATTCGACTCTGCCGGCGATCATCGCCGGAATCCGCGCTGTCGATCCGGGGCTGCGCATCGCCTATGTGCTCAGCGACGGGGCTGCCCTGCCCGCGAGCTTCTCACAGGCCGCGGCGGGGCTGAAGGAGGCCGGCTGGCTCTACGGGACCATCAGCACCGGTCAGTCCTGGGGCGCCGATCTCGAGGCCGTGACGGTCCACACCGGTCTGCTGGCGGCCAAGCATGTGCTCAATGCCGACATCACCATCGTCGCGCAGGGGCCGGGAAATCTCGGCACCGGCACGAAGTACGGCTATTCGGGCCTCGTCACCGGTGACCATCTCAACGCGGCCGCCCTGTTGGACGGGATCCCCGTCGGCGTTCTGCGCATGTCCAATGCCGATGCCCGCGGCAGGCACTTCGGCATCTCCCACCACTCGCTGACCTCCTTGGCCGAGATCGCCCGCCCCGGAGTCAGGGTCGCTGTCCCGGACTTCTCCACCCTCGCCGAGGTGGAGCTGAGTGAGATGGACCCCGACCCGTCCGCCGTGGCCGAGGTCGTCGCCTCCCAGCTGCCGCTGCTGCACATGCATGAGCAGATCGATGTGAGTCTCGAAGGTCTGTGGTCCCAGCTCAAGTCCACGCCCGTCAGCCTGTCGACGATGGGACGCAGACTGCCCGCCGATGCGGCAGCGTTCCTCGCTGCCGCATCGGCGGGCAGAATGGCCGTCGAGATCTGA
- a CDS encoding helix-turn-helix transcriptional regulator has translation MNTPRPSRQRQQTERLMNLLIALRAARGWVSRKTLMGAIDGYADLDDIAFDRKFSRDKELLRHMGITIATRAEHDAYSDAGETGYRISAADYAMDDVELTTSEAAAVAVAAQFWSDTELGESSSQALTKLRALSIDLAEAGPGRVEANQGPAARKLGSANFATALHHINAREAIGFKYHKPGQSPRKVKLEPYALLSRGDRVYLLGHDIDRGAERTFRLSRVEGKLTKLSGRDPGDYEIPADFAPHVTLNSSAEMAVVAEAKLRIRAHRADPLRRRQVRAEGDATIVEYTDAASLAAEIVSFGNVVEVLAPEELAQAVEDRRRTVRESLERLGGRSVLSA, from the coding sequence GTGAATACACCCCGCCCCAGCAGACAGAGGCAGCAGACCGAACGCCTGATGAACCTGCTGATCGCTCTGAGAGCCGCCCGTGGATGGGTCTCGCGCAAGACCCTGATGGGGGCCATCGACGGGTACGCGGATCTCGACGACATCGCCTTCGACCGCAAGTTCTCCCGTGACAAGGAGCTCCTACGGCACATGGGGATCACGATTGCGACCCGTGCCGAGCACGACGCCTACTCCGACGCGGGGGAGACCGGCTACCGGATCTCCGCGGCCGACTATGCGATGGACGATGTCGAGCTCACCACCTCCGAAGCGGCCGCCGTGGCGGTGGCCGCGCAGTTCTGGTCGGACACCGAGCTCGGCGAGTCCAGCTCGCAGGCACTGACGAAGCTGCGCGCCCTGAGCATCGACCTCGCCGAGGCGGGACCGGGGCGCGTCGAAGCGAACCAGGGGCCCGCTGCCCGCAAACTGGGCAGCGCGAACTTCGCCACCGCGCTCCACCACATCAACGCCCGTGAGGCGATCGGCTTCAAGTACCACAAGCCCGGCCAGAGCCCCCGCAAGGTCAAGCTCGAACCCTACGCCCTACTCAGCCGCGGCGACCGGGTCTATCTGCTCGGCCACGACATCGACCGCGGCGCCGAACGCACATTCCGGCTCTCCCGCGTCGAGGGCAAACTGACGAAGCTCAGCGGTCGTGACCCGGGCGACTACGAGATCCCCGCCGACTTCGCCCCGCACGTGACTCTGAATTCGAGCGCTGAGATGGCAGTCGTCGCCGAGGCGAAGCTGCGCATCCGTGCCCACCGAGCCGACCCGCTGCGACGCCGACAGGTCCGCGCCGAGGGCGACGCGACCATCGTCGAATACACGGACGCGGCATCGCTGGCCGCGGAGATCGTGAGCTTCGGCAACGTCGTCGAAGTCCTCGCACCGGAGGAGCTTGCCCAAGCCGTCGAGGACCGGCGCCGCACGGTCAGGGAATCACTCGAACGACTCGGAGGTCGCAGTGTCCTCAGCGCGTGA
- a CDS encoding FKBP-type peptidyl-prolyl cis-trans isomerase, with protein sequence MRSKVLAVIAAATLALSACGQGDEAEDTASAPASVAPQDAKSSSLDDVTVEGEFGEKPKVSFEAPLVVDETGKSVISEGDGDTVADGEQVTAQMTLVSGTSGEEIESSYDSKSPAGFPMDKGQISEELYNALIDTKVGSRVLMSLNGSAQQGQPAQTLVYVIDIEKTTKPLTHAEGEKVDQSDNPVTVTRADNGEPSISKPKGKAPKELETYTTIEGEGPKVKEGQSVAVHYSGWLWDDNSKSFDSSWQDGRGPFAVDPVGQAQVIDGWNEGLVGTKVGSQIVLVVPPDKGYGEQGSPPNIPGNATLVFVIDVLSAQG encoded by the coding sequence GTGCGCTCAAAAGTGCTCGCCGTCATCGCGGCCGCCACCCTGGCACTGTCCGCCTGCGGGCAGGGGGACGAGGCGGAGGACACCGCAAGTGCCCCGGCATCCGTCGCACCTCAGGACGCGAAGTCGAGCAGCCTCGACGACGTCACGGTCGAGGGCGAGTTCGGCGAGAAGCCGAAGGTCAGCTTCGAAGCGCCCCTGGTCGTGGACGAGACCGGCAAATCGGTCATCAGCGAGGGCGATGGGGACACGGTCGCAGACGGTGAGCAGGTCACCGCACAGATGACCCTGGTCTCGGGCACCAGCGGTGAGGAGATCGAGTCGAGCTATGATTCGAAGTCCCCGGCCGGTTTCCCCATGGACAAGGGCCAGATCTCCGAGGAACTCTACAATGCCCTCATCGACACCAAGGTCGGTTCGCGGGTCCTCATGTCCCTCAACGGCAGCGCACAGCAGGGCCAGCCGGCGCAGACCCTCGTCTACGTCATCGACATCGAGAAGACCACCAAGCCGCTGACACATGCAGAGGGCGAGAAGGTCGACCAGTCGGACAACCCCGTCACCGTCACCCGGGCCGACAACGGCGAGCCCTCCATCTCGAAGCCCAAGGGCAAGGCCCCGAAGGAGCTCGAGACCTACACGACGATCGAGGGTGAGGGTCCGAAGGTCAAGGAGGGCCAGAGCGTGGCCGTGCACTACTCCGGCTGGCTCTGGGACGACAATTCGAAGTCCTTCGACTCCAGCTGGCAGGATGGACGCGGGCCCTTCGCCGTCGACCCGGTCGGACAGGCCCAGGTCATCGACGGCTGGAACGAAGGCCTGGTCGGGACCAAGGTCGGCAGCCAGATCGTCCTCGTCGTCCCACCGGACAAGGGGTACGGGGAACAGGGCAGCCCGCCGAACATCCCCGGCAACGCCACCCTCGTGTTCGTCATCGACGTCCTCTCCGCCCAGGGCTGA
- the tatA gene encoding Sec-independent protein translocase subunit TatA, giving the protein MKPSFVQIAIVILIIVIIFGAPKLPGLARSLGQSMKIFKSEVKDLRKDDDEEPKTTEPGELNREATENDTSSTASNGSRAEAVRDSEQPAKDKQDPQSHEK; this is encoded by the coding sequence ATGAAACCGAGTTTCGTGCAGATCGCGATCGTCATCCTCATCATCGTGATCATTTTCGGCGCGCCCAAGCTGCCGGGACTGGCCAGAAGCCTCGGCCAGTCGATGAAGATCTTCAAGTCGGAGGTCAAGGATCTGCGCAAGGACGACGATGAGGAGCCCAAGACCACGGAACCGGGCGAACTCAACCGCGAGGCCACCGAGAACGACACCTCGTCGACCGCATCGAACGGGTCGAGAGCCGAGGCTGTTCGAGATTCCGAGCAGCCTGCGAAGGATAAGCAGGATCCGCAGTCTCACGAGAAGTGA
- a CDS encoding FKBP-type peptidyl-prolyl cis-trans isomerase, which translates to MSKQKPEVDFPGTEAPTELEIVDDIVGDGAEAGPGDTVSVNYVGIAHSTGEEFDASYNRGAPLEFRLGSGMVISGWDQGIQGMKVGGRRTLQIPPHLAYGDQGAGGVIMPGESLIFVCDLEDVR; encoded by the coding sequence ATGAGCAAGCAGAAACCAGAAGTCGACTTCCCAGGCACCGAGGCTCCGACCGAGCTCGAGATCGTCGACGACATCGTCGGTGACGGCGCCGAGGCGGGCCCCGGGGACACCGTGAGCGTGAACTACGTCGGCATCGCCCATTCGACCGGTGAAGAGTTCGATGCCTCCTACAATCGGGGCGCCCCACTCGAGTTCCGTCTCGGGTCCGGCATGGTCATCTCCGGTTGGGACCAGGGAATCCAGGGCATGAAGGTCGGTGGCCGGCGCACCCTGCAGATCCCACCGCACCTGGCCTATGGCGATCAAGGTGCCGGCGGCGTCATCATGCCGGGTGAGTCCCTGATCTTCGTGTGCGACCTCGAGGACGTACGCTGA
- the secA2 gene encoding accessory Sec system translocase SecA2 — MGFFSRLLNRPGAQADKATGWFDRAADDLAAASREFAELDDRDLTEAAAEIFTTGSVQDNLVRYCALAREAADRVLDERAYDTQLKGLVGLLQASVVQMATGEGKTLVGALAAAGYALQGRRVHVVSVNDYLAVRDRTWMKPVFDLLGVQSASISGAQTEAERREAYGAEVLYASVTEVGFDVLRDRFVTDDDQIRIPDRDVVIVDEADSVLIDEARVPLVLAGSASVEDANAQIAVLVETLSPDIDYEISQDHQAVSLTDAGINRVEAELGVELFGEDASELAAVNLALYAKSLVKRDVDYLIVDGRVKLISASRGRVAELQRWPDGLQAAVEAKEGVGTTESGEILDQMTVEELIHGYETVCGMTGTALAVGDDLREFYNLEIVPVDTHLPVIRSDEPDRLYTYQESKERAIVEEVADNHAKDRPVLIGTSSVAESESLAARLVDRGIEVKVLNAKDDSLEAEIIAAAGAPGAVTVSTQMAGRGTDIRLADASVADAGGLLVIGAGRYLSSRLDDQLRGRAGRQGDPGTSVFFTSLEDELLTRVPEIQRFVSEGDETGWIESKRALGLVEHAQRISEGQNTALHRDTWKFNELMAKQRELVLTRRRELRTDDAAIDELKDRLSEVAANLAEEHPQDLVDSTLREVMLFHLDARWVDHLAFLNDLREGIHLRTFAREKPHEAFNAESIRIFSSFWSDVVEDSASTVEEAEFTDTGIDLASHGLKRPSSTWTYLTTESAFGSDIENIVKKVKR, encoded by the coding sequence CGGCGCTCAGGCTGACAAAGCCACGGGATGGTTCGACAGGGCCGCCGACGATCTGGCGGCCGCGAGCCGTGAGTTCGCGGAGCTGGATGACCGCGATCTGACGGAGGCCGCGGCCGAGATCTTCACGACGGGCTCTGTGCAGGACAACCTCGTCCGCTACTGTGCCCTGGCGCGCGAAGCCGCGGACCGCGTCCTGGATGAGAGGGCCTATGACACGCAGCTCAAGGGGCTCGTCGGGCTCCTGCAGGCCAGCGTCGTGCAGATGGCCACCGGTGAGGGCAAGACCCTCGTCGGCGCTCTGGCGGCCGCGGGATATGCGCTGCAGGGTCGACGGGTCCACGTGGTCAGCGTCAACGACTATCTGGCTGTGCGTGACCGGACCTGGATGAAGCCGGTCTTCGACCTCCTCGGTGTGCAGTCGGCATCCATCTCCGGAGCCCAGACCGAGGCCGAACGGCGGGAGGCCTACGGCGCCGAAGTCCTCTACGCCTCGGTGACGGAGGTCGGCTTCGACGTCCTGCGCGACCGGTTCGTCACCGATGACGACCAGATCCGCATCCCGGACCGTGACGTCGTCATCGTCGACGAAGCCGATTCGGTGCTCATCGACGAGGCCCGCGTCCCGCTCGTCCTCGCCGGATCCGCCAGCGTCGAAGACGCCAATGCCCAGATCGCGGTGCTCGTCGAAACGCTCAGCCCCGATATCGACTACGAGATCAGCCAGGATCACCAGGCGGTCTCCCTCACAGACGCGGGAATCAACCGGGTCGAAGCCGAGCTCGGCGTCGAACTTTTCGGTGAAGACGCGTCCGAACTCGCCGCCGTCAATCTCGCACTGTACGCGAAATCACTGGTCAAGCGTGATGTTGACTATCTCATCGTCGACGGACGGGTCAAACTCATCTCAGCCTCCCGGGGGCGTGTGGCCGAACTGCAGCGCTGGCCCGACGGTCTGCAGGCGGCAGTTGAGGCCAAGGAGGGAGTCGGCACCACCGAAAGCGGTGAGATCCTCGACCAGATGACCGTCGAAGAGCTCATCCACGGTTACGAGACCGTCTGCGGAATGACGGGAACCGCACTGGCCGTCGGCGATGACCTGCGAGAGTTCTACAACCTCGAGATCGTCCCCGTCGACACGCATCTGCCTGTCATCCGCTCCGACGAACCCGACCGGCTCTACACGTACCAGGAGTCGAAGGAACGTGCGATCGTCGAAGAGGTCGCCGACAACCATGCCAAGGACCGGCCGGTGCTCATCGGCACCTCCTCGGTGGCGGAGAGCGAGTCCCTGGCGGCTCGGCTCGTCGATCGCGGCATCGAGGTCAAGGTCCTCAATGCGAAGGACGACTCACTCGAGGCCGAGATCATCGCGGCCGCCGGCGCTCCCGGCGCCGTCACCGTCTCGACCCAGATGGCCGGGCGGGGAACCGATATCCGCCTGGCCGACGCATCGGTCGCCGATGCCGGTGGACTGCTGGTCATCGGGGCCGGCCGCTATCTGTCCTCACGTCTCGACGACCAGCTGCGCGGCCGTGCGGGGCGTCAGGGTGATCCGGGGACATCGGTGTTCTTCACCAGTCTCGAGGACGAACTGCTCACCCGTGTCCCGGAGATCCAACGGTTCGTCTCCGAAGGCGATGAGACGGGATGGATCGAGTCGAAGCGTGCTCTGGGGCTCGTCGAGCACGCCCAGCGCATCTCCGAGGGACAGAACACGGCCCTGCACCGCGACACGTGGAAGTTCAACGAGCTCATGGCCAAACAGCGTGAACTCGTCCTCACCCGACGCCGGGAGCTGCGGACCGACGATGCGGCGATCGACGAGCTCAAGGACCGGCTCTCGGAAGTCGCCGCGAACCTGGCCGAGGAGCATCCGCAGGACCTCGTCGACTCGACGCTGCGCGAGGTCATGCTCTTCCATCTCGACGCACGCTGGGTCGACCATCTCGCTTTCCTCAACGATCTGCGCGAAGGCATCCATCTGCGCACCTTTGCGAGGGAGAAGCCGCACGAGGCATTCAATGCGGAGTCGATCCGCATCTTCTCGTCGTTCTGGTCGGATGTCGTCGAAGATTCGGCGTCGACGGTCGAGGAGGCGGAGTTCACAGACACCGGGATCGACCTGGCCTCGCACGGGCTCAAACGACCCTCCTCGACGTGGACCTATCTGACCACGGAGAGCGCTTTCGGCTCCGACATCGAGAACATCGTCAAGAAGGTCAAGCGCTGA
- a CDS encoding WYL domain-containing protein, with translation MSSARERLTRLLSLVPYLDAHPGADLEETAAYFAIDSDTLIDDLQLLFVTGRPGHMPDDLIDASWEGGKIFVSNAEEVSVPVRLSAEEAGVLVLALDLIDTLPGLDTEAVRTAAAKLRRAAGENLHTPVEVSPIPADEELMAFLRQAIDGQSAVTIDYYVGSRDELTTRTIAPSRLVPGADWYVDAWCYAAQAPRRFALSRIRSWASAAHPPLKVGESGTEPREVTMTLSAAGAWLADELELKEREYSDNGEPSVRIRFLVHSVDWLSRFLLCHADVITDIDDSEAVEAAALRLG, from the coding sequence GTGTCCTCAGCGCGTGAACGACTCACCCGGCTGCTCAGCCTGGTTCCCTACCTCGACGCCCATCCCGGAGCGGACCTCGAGGAGACGGCTGCCTACTTCGCGATCGACTCCGATACCCTCATCGATGATCTGCAGCTGCTCTTCGTCACGGGCCGGCCCGGTCATATGCCCGATGACCTCATCGATGCCTCGTGGGAGGGCGGGAAGATCTTCGTCTCCAACGCCGAAGAGGTCTCCGTGCCCGTGAGGCTCAGCGCGGAGGAGGCAGGAGTCCTCGTCCTCGCCCTCGACCTCATCGACACTTTGCCCGGACTCGATACCGAAGCGGTGCGCACGGCGGCTGCGAAACTGCGGCGCGCGGCGGGGGAGAACCTGCACACGCCGGTCGAAGTCAGCCCGATCCCCGCAGACGAAGAGCTCATGGCGTTCTTGAGACAGGCGATCGATGGGCAGTCGGCGGTGACGATCGACTACTACGTCGGTTCCCGGGACGAGCTGACCACACGGACCATCGCCCCCAGCAGGCTGGTCCCCGGCGCGGACTGGTATGTGGACGCCTGGTGCTACGCGGCCCAGGCTCCCCGCCGATTCGCCCTGAGCCGCATCCGTTCCTGGGCCTCCGCCGCCCATCCGCCCCTGAAAGTCGGCGAATCGGGCACCGAGCCGAGAGAGGTCACGATGACCCTGTCCGCGGCCGGAGCATGGCTGGCGGATGAACTGGAGCTGAAGGAGCGTGAATACTCGGACAACGGCGAACCGAGCGTGCGAATCAGGTTCCTCGTGCATTCCGTGGACTGGTTGAGTCGGTTCCTGCTCTGCCATGCCGATGTCATCACCGACATCGACGACAGCGAAGCGGTGGAGGCCGCTGCCCTGCGATTGGGCTGA
- the tatC gene encoding twin-arginine translocase subunit TatC yields the protein MPVVGHLVELRNRSFIAAIAIILGAVGGWFLYDPVLDILQEPIRNIRASGDRTAEINFAGVASPFDLKIKLAFFIGIFISCPIWLYELWAFIVPGLTKKEKLYSVGFLGAAIPLFLAGSTMAFFALPNAVKALTSFTPQGGTNIIPAQDYLSFVMVIIVVFGLAFVLPVLMVGLNMLGILSAVRIQKSWRVIVMIVFLFAAIATPTPDALSMFFLVIPMMTLFCVAWVICALNDGRRKKRLIAQGLWVDPDDPID from the coding sequence ATGCCCGTGGTCGGGCATCTCGTCGAACTGCGCAATCGCTCCTTCATCGCGGCGATCGCGATCATCCTCGGTGCCGTCGGTGGCTGGTTCCTCTACGATCCGGTCCTCGACATCCTGCAGGAGCCCATCCGCAACATCCGCGCCTCGGGCGACCGCACGGCTGAGATCAACTTCGCCGGAGTCGCGTCACCATTCGATCTCAAGATCAAGCTGGCGTTCTTCATCGGCATATTCATATCCTGCCCGATCTGGCTCTACGAACTGTGGGCCTTCATCGTTCCGGGACTGACCAAGAAGGAGAAGCTGTACTCGGTCGGCTTTCTGGGCGCGGCGATCCCGCTGTTCCTGGCCGGATCGACCATGGCCTTCTTCGCCCTGCCCAACGCGGTCAAAGCACTGACGTCGTTCACCCCGCAGGGCGGGACGAACATCATCCCGGCTCAGGACTATCTCAGCTTCGTGATGGTCATCATCGTGGTCTTCGGCCTGGCCTTCGTCCTGCCCGTCCTCATGGTCGGTCTCAACATGCTGGGGATCCTCTCTGCAGTCAGGATCCAGAAGTCATGGCGGGTGATCGTGATGATCGTGTTCCTGTTCGCCGCCATCGCCACACCCACCCCCGACGCACTCTCGATGTTCTTCCTCGTGATTCCGATGATGACGTTGTTCTGCGTGGCCTGGGTGATCTGTGCGCTCAACGACGGCAGACGCAAGAAGAGACTCATCGCTCAGGGCCTGTGGGTCGACCCCGACGATCCGATTGACTGA